One genomic region from Lycorma delicatula isolate Av1 chromosome 1, ASM4794821v1, whole genome shotgun sequence encodes:
- the LOC142334176 gene encoding uncharacterized protein LOC142334176: protein MMEVKTVILFLCFFTYLHSGESLYCYQCSSVDEPSCHNNVTDLYKTECNETLIKGFINDLKESFRQSTPSEYEKLSQSELNDDSYSLSCITTAASDPETPGDVTVVRKCDTDKIFSQDKCAFLIKQHKSSPVQHLNVFCNHCESDLCNKLSIFNSSSSLHGSLVFLLLSTIAPILKHYTLC from the exons ATGATGGAGgtgaaaactgtaattttatttttatgtttcttcacTTATTTACACTCAG gagAAAGTTTGTATTGCTATCAATGTTCCTCAGTTGATGAACCTTCTTGTCATAACAATGTAACAGACCTGTATAAAACAGAATGTAATGAAACGCTTATTAAAGGATTTATTAACGATCTTAAAGAAAGTTTTCGTCAATCTACGCCATCAGAGtatgaaaaattatcacaatCGGAATTGAATGATGATAGTTACAGTCTTTCTTGTATAACGACTGCTGCAAGTG ATCCTGAAACACCTGGTGATGTAACTGTGGTCCGTAAATGcgatacagataaaatattttctcaagaCAAATGCGCCTTCCTGATTAAACAACATAAATCATCACCGGTTCAACATTTGAACGTTTTTTGCAATCATTGTGAAAGTGATTTATGCAACAAATTGTCAATATTTAATTCATCGTCGTCCTTGCATGGCTCgctagtatttttattactttcaacaaTTGCACCTATTTTGAAGCACTACACattgtgttaa